From Camelina sativa cultivar DH55 chromosome 20, Cs, whole genome shotgun sequence, the proteins below share one genomic window:
- the LOC104771287 gene encoding putative protein FAR1-RELATED SEQUENCE 10, whose protein sequence is MAFVKKLKFETTRQRVVVSPTTTIKRNRRRSNSLATFLSQLKFSIVRSSSRVSELGLQTRRKLDISNLLLKSVNEMSLNNIWIRRQQCPCGDWKCYIRFEGDESSCLVTKSELDSSTTTTGTGSSLYDNTVFMPYVGQIFRTDDEAFEYYSAFARKSGFSIRKARSTESQNLGVYRRDFVCYRSGFNQPRKKANVEHPRERKSVRCGCDAKMYLTKEVVDGVSRCWYVSQFSNVHNHELLEDDQVRLLPAYRKIQQSDQDRILLLSKAGFPVNRIVKLLELEKGVHAGQLPFIEKDVRNFVRACKKSVQENDAFLCEKRESDTLELLESCKALAERDMGFAYDCTSDENQKVENLAWAFGDSVGAYSLFGDVVVFDTTYRSIPYGLLLGVFFGIDNNGKAILLGCVLLQDESCLSFTWALQTFVRFMRGRHPQTFLTDMDAGLKDAIAREMPNTHHVVFMWHIVSKLASWFSQTLGSHYDEFRAGFEMFCRAGNIDEFEQQWNLLVTRFGLVQDRHAALLYSCRASWSPCYIREHFVAQTMTPEFNLSIDSFLKRIVAGPTCMQLLLEEVSAAASLAKQIPPRFTYPSLKTCMPMEDQARGILTPYAFSILQNELVLSVQYAVSEMANGPYIVHHFKKMEGECCVIWNPENEEIQCSCKEFEHSGILCRHTLRVLTVKNCFLIPEQYFLLRWRQECPHVAAENQNGQGIGDDCAQTFHSLTETLLTESMICKDRLDYANQELSLLIDRVRNVAPANCLYQP, encoded by the exons ATGGCGTTTGTTAAAAAACTCAAGTTCGAAACCACAAGGCAGAGAGTTGTTGTATCACCCACCACAACTATAAAGCGTAATCGAAGACGATCCAATTCCTTAGCGACCTTTTTGTCTCAATTAAAATTCTCGATTGTTCGTTCCTCTTCCAGGGTTTCTGAATTGGGTTTGCAGACTAGAAGAAAATTGGATATATCTAATCTTCTTCTAAAATCCGTTAACGAGATGTCGTTGAATAACATCTGGATTCGTCGTCAGCAATGTCCTTGTGGCGATTGGAAATGCTACATCAGATTCGAAGGAGATGAATCAAGCTGCCTAGTAACTAAGAGCGAGCTAGACtcatcaacaacaaccacaGGTACAGGATCATCACTATATGATAACACTGTGTTCATGCCTTACGTTGGCCAAATCTTTAGAACAGACGACGAGGCCTTTGAGTATTACAGTGCATTCGCTAGGAAGAGTGGCTTTTCGATTCGGAAAGCGCGGTCTACGGAGAGTCAGAACTTAGGTGTGTATAGGAGAGATTTCGTTTGTTATCGTTCTGGTTTTAACCAGCCTAGGAAGAAAGCTAATGTAGAGCATCCACGGGAGCGTAAGTCTGTTAGATGTGGGTGCGATGCTAAGATGTATTTGACTAAAGAAGTTGTTGATGGTGTGAGTCgttgttggtatgtttctcAGTTTAGTAATGTTCATAACCATGAGCTTTTGGAAGATGATCAAGTTAGGTTGCTTCCTGCTTATAGGAAGATTCAGCAGTCTGATCAGGATAGGATTCTTTTGTTGTCTAAAGCTGGTTTCCCTGTGAACCGGATTGTTAAGTTGTTGGAGTTGGAGAAGGGTGTTCACGCTGGGCAGTTGCCTTTTATTGAGAAAGATGTTAGGAACTTTGTTAGAGCGTGTAAGAAGAGTGTTCAAGAGAATGATGCTTTCCTTTGCGAGAAACGTGAGAGTGATACCCTTGAGCTTCTTGAGTCTTGTAAAGCTTTGGCTGAGAGGGATATGGGTTTTGCTTATGACTGTACCTCTGATGAGAACCAGAAAGTTGAAAACCTTGCGTGGGCTTTCGGTGATTCTGTTGGTGCCTACTCTTTGTTTGGGGATGTGGTTGTTTTCGACACTACTTATCGGTCAATCCCTTATGGTTTGCTTCTTGGGGTGTTTTTTGGGATTGACAACAATGGCAAGGCGATTCTTCTGGGATGTGTTTTGCTGCAAGATGAGAGCTGTCTTTCCTTCACATGGGCTTTACAG ACTTTTGTTCGTTTCATGAGAGGACGGCATCCTCAGACATTTCTGACTGATATGGATGCAGGACTTAAAGATGCTATTGCGAGGGAAATGCCAAATACTCACCATGTGGTATTTATGTGGCACATAGTCTCCAAACTAGCAAGCTGGTTTTCTCAGACTCTTGGGTCGCACTATGATGAATTTAGAGCTGGGTTTGAGATGTTTTGTCGGGCAGGGAATATAGATGAATTTGAACAGCAGTGGAATCTCCTTGTCACTCGGTTTGGTCTTGTTCAAGATAGACATGCGGCATTGCTTTATTCGTGCCGAGCATCCTGGTCACCTTGTTACATCAGAGAACATTTTGTAGCTCAAACTATGACCCCTGAGTTTAATTTATCTATAGATTCTTTCTTAAAAAGAATTGTTGCTGGGCCAACATGCATGCAACTCTTACTTGAAGAG GTCAGTGCGGCTGCAAGTCTAGCCAAGCAAATCCCGCCACGATTCACTTATCCGAGCTTGAAAACCTGTATGCCTATGGAAGATCAAGCAAGGGGGATTTTGACGCCTTATGCCTTTAGCATATTACAAAACGAACTGGTTTTGTCTGTGCAGTATGCTGTGTCTGAGATGGCCAATGGTCCATACATCGTACATCACTTTAAGAAAATGGAAGGGGAATGTTGTGTGATCTGGAACCCGGAAAATGAGGAGATCCAGTGTTCATGCAAGGAATTTGAGCACTCCGGAATATTGTGTAGGCACACTCTTCGTGTACTGACGGTGAAGAACTGCTTCCTTATACCTGAGCAGTACTTTCTATTACGATGGAGACAGGAATGTCCTCACGTTGCTGCAGAGAATCAAAATGGCCAGGGCATTGGCGATGACTGTGCTCAAACGTTTCATTCGCTCACAGAAACTCTCCTCACAGAGTCTATGATCTGCAAGGATCGTCTTGATTACGCTAACCAAGAACTTTCTCTACTTATAGATCGTGTGAGAAATGTGGCACCGGCTAATTGCTTGTATCAGCCATGA